From the genome of Denticeps clupeoides chromosome 17, fDenClu1.1, whole genome shotgun sequence:
GGAACATCCTTTACTATCATCTGTTCGTTGCATTAGAACAGTAAGAAGAGTACAGAAGAGTGGTCGTGGAGTAAAACACAGACAGGTGTATTTTtgaatttttatgtttatattttgtttcattttcacaaAACAGGTACAAGGGGAGGAAAAAGCCTTTCAATAGAACCTGAGGTATTTTGCGTCAAGCAGCCTAAGGTATCAGgatttcttttaaaaagtttCCTAAGATCAAATGATTCTGATACAATGCTATTGttacacaataataataataataacacattttcagcAATAAGGACAGCCTGCAtctttttattatgttattaaataatgatcataattaaataattataatatctttaaaaatataattgaaGGAAAGAATGACTTCGCAATTTCTCACACAAGAAAAAATAGAACTGAACTCCAGGAACACAGAAATCCGGGTTGGAACTTACAGCAGCACAAAGACAGGGTCAAAGTTCGCCGTTACATAAAAACCCAActgaatacatacataaataaaaatcacgTCAAGGGTGGCAacatcattcacatttacactgACAGGCCCCCTCTCTGCGGTACTGCATCTCAACAAACAAATACGTCGGAGACTCAGGGGACTGTACTTATTGGGTCGGACTTAATGGATGCTCCCCTGAGATCACTCGGGACCACCTAACATGGCTTTGATCTGGACATGCATGCACTGGTTATTTTCCAGCAGAGAGAAGCAAAGAACGAGGCGACCCCCGAAAGAGACACAGTTCACTGGATTAATTTCTgtctttgttttaaatataattgaaTATACAAAAATGGTCAATGGTGTTCGCTGCACATGTTTCTGCTTTAACTGAGTATGCGTTACAGAATGGGCACGGCCGTCATtcatctcactcacacacaccctgcgcacaataaattaatttataaatatgcAGAGCTCATGAGGGGTTCCGAACACCCCCCATCAAGTCTCCCTGTCATTATTCGCTAATATGCTTGTAGATACAaagcttaaataaaaaaagtgaaatgtgaaacCTGCAGCTTCAGCTTAGTTTTGTCGCAGAACCTCCGTTACAGTCTATGCAACCGTAAATCCTTCTACCTGTGATGAAAGGACATACCATGCATAATTCTAGGTACCCTTCCCAAAAAGGCCTGCCAAAAGTTGTCTTAGAATAACAGATAATGTGATTAGAGATGAATCCCAGAAAGTCACTTTTGCTTGCAGCaggaaaaatcaacaacaaaagacagaaatgGCAGATAGTACTATTGCTTGTagttgtgtatctgtgtgtttttataaatatcaTACAATAAAACTGAGATCAACATAAAAAGAATTCCACAATTATTCTTTGTCATTACCAGAATGAacagataaaataaattaaaacttaTAAATGGGGTGGGGGACCATTTCAAATCCAATAAATTTGctagatttatatatttataagatTTTGTATATGTAAGCAACCAGCAGCTATTCAGCATGCTAGGgtagaagacaaaaaaaatatggagTGTGTCATGCTGGTACCCAACCACAAGGAATACCCTTAAACCACGTCTAGTTAAATGCCAACATGAGGAACAGGAGCAAGGATGCGTGGTGGAGGAGTCGCCACACAATAGACTTCCTTCATAAGAGGCCCACTTCCTCCACTGGGATTCCGGCGGTTGGCTTGGTGGATGAATTTAAACACTTTAAAGTCCTTCATCTGTATACTGAGTCTAGGAAATACCATTTGTCTGGGACAAGGCCTGGGAAAAGGCTCACGAACACTGCTGGGATGCCGAAGCGGGAACAATGGAGGTGAGAGCATCACTTTTCCAGGCAGAAATATGTTGTGTTGTTAGTACGTACATGGTCTTGTTACCCCTTAAATTCTGAATGAATGAGTGGGGtgtcaacacaaaaaaaactcttcctGCTCAGGCCTTCTGTTTATGAGTCTTGAGAGCCTGAGCCAAACTGAGAAAGATCCGTTGTGCATTATAAATTACCCACCCCATCAGTCTGTCCCTTCATGGAGGACTGTGCCAGTCCCTGCGGACTCGTCCATCGGCTGTAGTGTCAGGACACCTCGATGATCTCCATGCTGCCAGAGAAGCTGGACTGTTTGCCGATCTTGCCCAGCTCCTCGCGGCTATGCGTCTCTGAAATGCCCTCCTCAAACTCCATCTGGCAGCTGCGCCGTTTGAACTGCTTATCAGACGCGCTGGACGGTTGGGCGTCCTCGTGCCAGCTGGCCCTCGAGTCCCGCGTCTCGCTGGCCTTCTCGCGCAGACGTACCGTGGACGGGTCGCAACCTCCCGGCAACCCGCTGCAGCCCAGCGCTGCGTACGTGGACCCGCTCCCGAAGTGCACCGATCCTCCCGTGGCACTCAGAGACTCTGGGCTGTAGAACCAGGGGGCGTCTCCCGTGGGCGTGACGGGCGTGGTGGCCTGCACCGTTTCCCTGTGTTTGGTCCACATGGGGCCGGTCCCAACCGGCAGGCTGAGCAGCAGGGAAGACTTTAGGTTGTCGTCCAGGCTCGGACTCTTGTGCACGGGCAGGGCGCGGCTGAAGCTCAGGCTGAGCGAGTGGACGGGGGAGCTGCCAGTGCTGCCGTTGTGCTTCCCTTTCCGGCGCGGCCGCGGCCTACCCTCGGCCGGCGTGCTGGGAGAGCTCGCAGAGCTGCCGCTGTCCGAGGCGGGCGAGAATTGGCAAATGCCATTGGTCACGCCAGGGCTGTCGAGCTTGCAGAGCTTAGGGACGTCCTCCGAGCAGACGGGGACAGCGCCTGACGAGCAGTGGGTGGGGGCGTACACCGACTTGATGTCTAGCGAGAAGGAGCGCTTCAGGCGATTGGTATCCATGATGCGCTCGGCTGACAGATTGAGGCCGTTGAATCCTTGCTGGAGTGAAGAGGGGGAGGCCAGTTTAGACTCCGCCTCCACAGCAGCCACCTCTGGCCCTTGGCTGGCCTTCTCTGACCCTGTGTTCTCACTGGCGGTCTGGGGACGTGCGTCCTTTTGCTCCGTACCAGTATTCTCGGAGGACAAAGCCTTCAGCAGGCTCAGGCCTTTCTCAAACTCTAGCAGCTGACCCAGGAAGTTGAAGTTGGGTGATATGGAGGGCCTGCGGTCCTTCACAAACCTTGTAAAGAAGAAAAGATATTTAACTCATGCTGTCCACAAGTGAACTCAGAGTCGGAGCGCCACACAATAGGCCATCGCTGTCTAGCTGTCTCACAGTATCATCTACATATTGTCCAAAATATGAGTCATTTCTCCTGACTGGAAGGAATGCATCTCATATTGCGACTAGCTGAGAATGACGCTTTAAATGCTTTAGAAAATCTTGGGTGTTTGCGAGATGGTTTACCTGTACGCGTCATCTGATGACAGCCCCATTGTCTTCATGATGTAAGCGATGGCGATGGTAGCTGACCTGGAGATTCCAgccaaacaatgaacaatgacaCGGCAGTTGGAAACCTTGGCTTTGTCTGCAAAATGGAGGGTGAAAAGCCAACATCAGTCATGGACTGGTGATACAAAAGACAACAAAGTGTCTTTTCACAGGTTAAAATCTCAAATTCCTCGTTTCCTGGTTCCTCGTCAGGTCACTGAACTCTAATGTCAGCTTTGCTCTGCTTCTTACCGATGAACTCGTTGGTTTTGTCCAGCCACGGCAGGAGCTTCTCACAGTAGTTGTCATTGACTGGAATGCGCATGAAGTGGCTTTCCGAAATGAACTCCGGCTTGGGGCAAGTGTTGCTGGCATTCAGGACATACGTGATGCCATTCTGAATCATCAGGTCCTGGGTgagaaaacatatatatatatatatatattgatttttGTTAATTGTCACCCAGTTCTTCATGCATTTGTAGGCTGCCATTGGATGCACCTATACAAGCACGCTCACCTTGTTCAGCACATCCTTCTGGGAGCCCAGGTAGAGGTGTGGCAGGATGCGCGTGGGACCCACATTAGCAACGGGCAGACAGGGTTGAGAGAGGCTCATGGGTAGAGACGGCACTGGCTTCCCCTCACACAGCCCCGGGAAGCAAGAGGAAAATGCAGCAAAGCCACctacagagaaaacacacaaatacacacacttttaaGTGAAGGAAGGGCCAGTGAGGTCACCGTAGATGTATACAAATGTCGAACAACAAGGTGGAAATGCAGAGAAATAAAGACAGGGGAAGGCGGGGGGGATCACAGCGTTAATCCGGCAAGTAAAATGAGGCTAAACAGCAAGCTGGGCAGTTTACCTATTGCAAGAAACACAGATAGCATGCAATGCTACCTTTAAAAAGTGGGTGACGGGTTGTGAGAAAACACAAGTGCCTGAAACTCCCACAACAAGGAACCGATCACCCTGCAGCCACAGCACATCATTTCAAAGcccacacaagcacacataaaAATCCCATCACATGACCCCAGCAAGTACAAGCGTGACATTTACACTTATCCAGGAGGTGCAGGTCAACCCCCTGTTTGTAGGAAGATTTATTGCAGGCCCATTAAATTAGCCGTAAAGAGAAGGATGATGTATTGGAGTCTGTGCTCGTCCTGGGTGGCTGAAAATGCGAAGCGCTTCCCCTTTAAGGGCGGATTTGGTCCTGGAATGTCTCTCTCCCAGCTCCTTTTCCTGAATGAGGTAATATCCTCTGCTGAACAATTGCATCAGAGCCAGGGAATGAGAGAGGCCACAGGTGCAGGCCAAGAACACGGATCTATGAATCATGATCCCGCACGATCCCCTGatggtctttctctctcttaatgcacacacacacacacacacacaaacacaaacactcttGACTCTTAGGCTTTTAAATTTCTAACATACATTACAAATCCAGATGTACTTGCACCATAACAGTGCAAATACCTGAATGCAACAAgacttaaatgtaaaaaagcaaccaaaaacaaaattcaaCTTATTCTTGAAATATGTAATGCAAGTATACAACTGTAGGAAGTAGAGAGTGTGGGAAGAAGTGACACAGACTGAACACTGAGTTTCACACATAATAGCTCGTACTCTTGAAATAGGTCACTGTCCCTTTAAGACCTGGCTGACTGTTTCCAGCTATTAACAGCAACAGACAGAGGGATGACATCACCGAGGCTCACATGGACAGGCTCAGAGCTGTACTTGTCACCTCAGGCAGGCCAGTCCTGCACGTTCTCGTAGGACAGTAAGATGATAAATGACCACGAGTCAAATTTTCCATGACCCAGTGTCCGACCCCTGCCACAGGACTCCCAGGTAACCCAGAGCGCCGAAGCCTGCCAGGTGACATCATCTGGGAGTGGCCCAGTGCCGAGTCAACACTGTCAGCAAGACCTGCAGGGAAAAGGTGGAAACTCTGGACTTTTGAC
Proteins encoded in this window:
- the dusp8a gene encoding dual specificity protein phosphatase 8 isoform X1; translation: MAGEKGRRSAMDIKRLAGLLQRGAGRLLVIDSRTFSEYNALHVQGAVNVCCSKLVKRRLQQDKVSVTELLQPNGKLKVDLGRKQEVVVYDQGSRDASQLSKEGFVNILLSKLEGSFHRVTLLTGGFAAFSSCFPGLCEGKPVPSLPMSLSQPCLPVANVGPTRILPHLYLGSQKDVLNKDLMIQNGITYVLNASNTCPKPEFISESHFMRIPVNDNYCEKLLPWLDKTNEFIDKAKVSNCRVIVHCLAGISRSATIAIAYIMKTMGLSSDDAYRFVKDRRPSISPNFNFLGQLLEFEKGLSLLKALSSENTGTEQKDARPQTASENTGSEKASQGPEVAAVEAESKLASPSSLQQGFNGLNLSAERIMDTNRLKRSFSLDIKSVYAPTHCSSGAVPVCSEDVPKLCKLDSPGVTNGICQFSPASDSGSSASSPSTPAEGRPRPRRKGKHNGSTGSSPVHSLSLSFSRALPVHKSPSLDDNLKSSLLLSLPVGTGPMWTKHRETVQATTPVTPTGDAPWFYSPESLSATGGSVHFGSGSTYAALGCSGLPGGCDPSTVRLREKASETRDSRASWHEDAQPSSASDKQFKRRSCQMEFEEGISETHSREELGKIGKQSSFSGSMEIIEVS
- the dusp8a gene encoding dual specificity protein phosphatase 8 isoform X2 — protein: MPLDVVITPIAEDCFWPQPLQSTMGLKVRVRRTKKGRGLRGGFAAFSSCFPGLCEGKPVPSLPMSLSQPCLPVANVGPTRILPHLYLGSQKDVLNKDLMIQNGITYVLNASNTCPKPEFISESHFMRIPVNDNYCEKLLPWLDKTNEFIDKAKVSNCRVIVHCLAGISRSATIAIAYIMKTMGLSSDDAYRFVKDRRPSISPNFNFLGQLLEFEKGLSLLKALSSENTGTEQKDARPQTASENTGSEKASQGPEVAAVEAESKLASPSSLQQGFNGLNLSAERIMDTNRLKRSFSLDIKSVYAPTHCSSGAVPVCSEDVPKLCKLDSPGVTNGICQFSPASDSGSSASSPSTPAEGRPRPRRKGKHNGSTGSSPVHSLSLSFSRALPVHKSPSLDDNLKSSLLLSLPVGTGPMWTKHRETVQATTPVTPTGDAPWFYSPESLSATGGSVHFGSGSTYAALGCSGLPGGCDPSTVRLREKASETRDSRASWHEDAQPSSASDKQFKRRSCQMEFEEGISETHSREELGKIGKQSSFSGSMEIIEVS